TGGGAGCTTGATTGTACCTTCAGGTAATATGAAAGCTGGTCTTCAGGGAGGACCAGCATCGTCTGTGGTCAGGGAACAGCATCATCATATGGCCTGGGCAGGGCCTTTGACCCTCATCTCAGTCCAACCCTGAGCTTGGATGTCAGCTTGTTTTGACCTCAACTGAGCTGTCATTGTACTCTTCTCCTCCAGGGAGGCCAGGTGCAAATGTGGCCTCTCTTCCCGTTGTGCACACTGTCCCTGTCAGTCCTTAGGCCTCTGCTAACAGCCAGTTCCCTATCTCATGCCAATGTCAGGTATGGGGCTCCAATGGTAGAACTTGTTTCCCAGAGCCCTGTCCATAGGAGGATCGAGTATTCCTGTCAGCCCTCCCACAGGAATGCAAATGACCATGGAATGTGATGAATGATGGAGAAGCTGCTGGGGATCACTCATGGTGAGGGTTGGTCACAAGAAGGCTTTGGTGAACACCCTCCATTTCATACTGTCTGTACTTCCcctgcatcaccacacccagtgcTAAATCCTGAGTGACAGCTGCCTTCTTCTGTTTCTAGGACTTCCTGCAGACTTTCTCCCCTGATGTCTTCCGGCTTTTCTGCATGCGCACCAGCTATAGGTCAGGTGAGCTGTCTCTCACATGCCTGGGGAGGCAGAAGGCGGGCCTGTGTTAAGTCCATCCAAGCAGTGTGGTTGCTGGCTTGCCCCAGGTTTACTGGAGAAGTGAGCCTGGAGGGAACTTCAATGGGAAACAAGCTCAGTGCCCAAGGCAAGGCTCCTCTCCCCAGAGTCCACTATCCTGTCTGCCCATGTAGGCACATATCACTGAAGTAGGCCCTGTTGcccagaaagttccaggacagctttcaCTGGAACCTGTTCAGTGATTCCTGTGAAACTATATGCCCAGGTAGTCCTTTGACCACAGCAAAGTCTTCTGCTGGTTTCTCAGGTGTCATGTGTGCTTCAGGGCACCCTGGGCATTTCTTCAGTGACAGTCTCTTTCTCGGCAGCCATTGAATACAGTGACAGTACCTTGTTGGAAGCTAAGCACCTCCTGCTGGGGCTGACCTCATTTGTGGAGGATGCACGAGCCTATGTAAAAGGGCAGCTGACTTGTGGCCCTGTTGCGGAAGATGTGCTGTGGGAGAGGTGAGCAGCTTACCTACTTGTTGTCACAGAGGCCACCAGGAGTACCTGGATGAGGCCACCTCCCCTCCTGCTGGCTGTCAGCCCCTCAGGAGTTGGCATCTAGTCATTCCCACTTCTTCCACCCCTGAGCCCTGCACAGACTGTGTTCATCTAGAGTTGGGCATCGTGTTCCAGTGGCTCACACTCACCACACTTGGTAGGAAGGGGCTGTCACATATATAGTTGACTATTACAACAAAGCCACTGTCACATGTATAGTTGACTGTTTATTACACAGTCACTCAAGTGGACGCTGTGCTCTCAACAAGTGGGTAGGTTCTCttcacaatttttttatttggctAAGGTGGTGACGCAGATTCTGTTACAAAACAGTGAATGTGACCCAGGAAGGATCTCcgagttaaaatatttttacttcttgGGATGTTTGTGTATTTAGGGTTGGTTGACAGGCCAGCCTAGCGCAAAAGAGGGCTGCTGGAGAGCCCCTTACCTGCCTCATCATCATAGTTGATGCCCGTATCTCTCACTCCAGGCTGGCCAGCACCAAGAAGGCTGTGAGGGCTGCGCTAGCCAATGACTTTGACACGCCGAGGGCAGTGAATGCCCTCCTGGACCTTGTGCACCATGGGAACAGAGAGCTTAGAGCAGTCTCGAAGGTAACTTGAAGAATGCTACAGATgtggggggtggagtgggggctAGTCCTAGGGAAAGAATGGGCACTGACTCCATTAACCATCTAGACTTCTCTCAAAGCTGGCAGCCTCGGGGCAGCTCCCAGTAAGCCCTCCCTCCTGTGAGACTTCACAGGCTCAACTTGCTACACATTTGGGTCCCCTCATTCAGTAGTAAACACAGACCACGGGCAGAAGATGCATCAGCTCTATACTCCTAATTTGCAGATGGTTGTGTCACATGGCTGCCACTGTGAGTGTTGAGAGGCCTTCCTGGTGTGTTTGTTGAAACAGGAAGTCTGACTAGATATGTAACTCAATGGTGAAGTGTGTGCCTAATACatacaaggtcctgagttcaattcccagggcccATCACCTCCCCTCTCTATATGGAAAACTTCCAAACAGTGGGAAGCTGTGCTGGGACCCGGACTCAGGTGCCACCCAGATGGATCTCAGGCCACCTGCTGAAGCTGGTCCAGGGGGATCCAGCATTGTGGGGGATGGCATCAGGTGGCCATGTAGTTTTGAATTCTTGAGTGGCACTGTCGGCACCAGAGGTGGGCAGTGTGTCTTGACAAGTGACTAGGGGCTCCATGTCTATGAAGAATGCTACAAGGCACCACACAGCCATAGTACCTTTCTTCTTAGTCCCCTGCATGGTCACCAAGGGGCTGAGCATTCAGTCCCAGGGTGTTCAGGCTGACATTACACACAATGAAGGCAACCAGTGGGCCACACCAACCATACTCAGGGAAGCTGGCTGTGGGTGCTCCCGGAGTTCTTGAAGCCTGCCCTCAGCCTTCTCTTCACTTCCAGGAATCACTTCCTGTGAATCCCACACCATCTGGCCACCTCTGGGGGCTCTTCTAGGGGGAAGAATACAAGCTGATTAGGGACCAGGCTGGCACCTGCCATTCCAAGAATGAGGTTTGGCTCATACGGGTCTCTGAGTTAGTCGACAAACACCACACTTTCCAGGATTCCCTTGTTTTCTACTCCAAATCTGAGGCCACAGTTCCCATGACCTTCCCTCTACTGTGCCCCAGGCACTGTACCCATGGCCGTGCTTAACCCACAAGACCTGGATGTGCGAGGTACTGCCATGGTGTGAAAGAGCCCACGGAAGCCAAAGCAGAAACACTGACCCCACATCCGTCTTCTTGCAGGAAGCTGGTGGCCCAAGAAGTCCCACTGTGTTTGGTGCCATCATCTCCTACGTTGAGCAGTTTTTTGAGACTGTTGGGATTTCTCTGGCAAATCGACAGGTATATCCATCTCTTTCAAATTTGTTCTGAAACTGCCCATGTATTGCACACTGGCCAGTCTCCTTTGGAAGTGTTCATGGAAGGGTGACTAGTCCCTGGCTTGTACACTGGAGGCTCACAGTATCTGTTAGCTGATAGTCCACCACTGACCAGCTTGCAGCACAGCAGCAGTCAGCCTCCATTCTACCAGTTGTTCTGATACCCCAGGTGCAGGGGAGGACATTTTCCCCTGAGCCATATGAGATGGCAGTGGGCATGAGTGGGTCCCTCGTTCCCTACCCTTGGTATCTCTCTGGCTGCAGGAGGCCCTCTGGCTTCCCCACCTGCTCAGTGGGTCCCTTTGCAACACAGGTCCAGTTGCTGGGATGATTGTGCCTTCTCAGACCTTCCTTGATGTAAGCCAGCTATGTGGGAGATCCTGTCTGAGTGTAGTGTCCCTCTGTCCCTCAAGGAATGCCAGGTTGTCTCTTCCTATGATGTTCAGCTGTACCAAATAGACAGGACAAAGCCACCAGGTCCTTCCACAATCGTCCCCTCCCTTCTAAGTGAGGAGGTATCTTGGTCCTATGAatccagcctggtccacaaagaaTACCCAAGTCCTCTCTACTcagttccagttcagttaagtacATGGCTTATGAGGCAGGCATGTTCCCTAGATGTGTCCCGTCATCCTCTCCGGATGTCACTGTAGTATTTCCATGCAGGTCTCAGTGCATGGAGGTGAGGTGTGTGTGCACCCAAGTATACATGATTACATCTTAATTGGCTACTGCGCCTGTCTGTGGATCCTGAGCCAAGGGTCACTGTCCACTCAGCCCCAGTGTACCCTGTTTTCGCAGTGCACCCCCAGGAGCTGCACACACAGGTCAGCTCTTCTCTGTAGGTGGCCCCATGTACAGACATCACTGTGGGTGCTTTCCTCCTCACTCACTTCACTCTGCTGTATCTGCCAGCTTAAGGCTATACTGGAAGGACAAGGCAAGGGTTCAGAGCCATTCCCCCAAAGCATTCTACATGTACTCGTCTTGTGTCAGCACCGAAAGCCTGGGCTGCAGCCAGGCCACACTTCTGTTACTCTCCAGTAGTGGTAGTCCTGCCAAGGCTTCCAGACAACTCTGCCTTTTGCTCTAACAGGGGATCAGCCTTTGGGCCCCTTAGCCAGTGTTTGCACAGCTGGACAGATCACTTCGTGGGAGCTCAGTATGTGCACACAATCACACAGGGTGGGCTACTTGACATCTACATTTGCTTACATGCCTGGCTACGGCAAAAAGGTCTGTCTTCATTCATACTTAAGGCTTAGGCTGCTAGACTTTCCTGAGGTGACAGGATTCTGCTGATACTTGTTACATCCTAAAGTTGTTGCTGAGGCCTAGATGGGACCAAAGTAGGTGTTACATCTTAGACTGAGCCAGTAAAAGCATGAGGTCTTTCTCATAGCCAGTCCTGGTGCTGGCTAGCCTCATCCACCCCCAAGATTCCATAGAAAGTGCCAGCATTAGGAAACTGATAAGGACATGGACCGAGCAGGTCTCAGCTCAGAACCTGGCTGAGTGTGGTCTCCCAGGCCATGGATGGAGACCCTGCCTTGCATGGCATACTCATTTAACAGCATCTCATTTAAATAAGGCTCAGTGTGTTTCAGGAGACAGCGGCACAGCAACTCTGCACTCTGTGGTAGATGAACTCGTGCGCTTCAGGCTGAAGGTCCGCCAGTATGCACTGGCCACACCTGGGGCTACTGGGGAGACCCGGAGACAGCAGCTCCAGGAGAGGCAGCCCTTGCTAGAGGCATGTGATGCATTGCGCCAGGACCTCGCCACCCACGGCATCAATGTTAAGGTTAGCAATACTGCAAACACAGGGGACACCAGTGTCACAAGAGACAGTAAAGGGACAGACAGTGGCCAGTCATCCAGTTTCTGGGAGGTGGCAGATGTGGAGGGATATGAGAGGGAGGGTGTGTAGATTGGAAGAAGCACCAAATTCCACCATGTGGGTAAGGAGCTGGCCTGCGGTATTATCCCCCCTCTGGAATCCCACTGCTGCCTCCGACTTCACTTTCTGACTTGTCACCTTGAGTGAGAGGCTGTGTCGCCTATTCAGAGCCTTCTCCTGCAGGACAGAGGCAGTACAACCTCCACATGGGAACTGCTGGATCCAAGGACAAAACACCAGAAACCTGCAAGTTGAGGATTAGGCAGCTGTGGTTCCACGTGCTACCACACCATGACACCTGTTCTTTTGTGACAAAAACTTTATATTAA
The Cricetulus griseus strain 17A/GY chromosome 1 unlocalized genomic scaffold, alternate assembly CriGri-PICRH-1.0 chr1_1, whole genome shotgun sequence genome window above contains:
- the Cars2 gene encoding probable cysteine--tRNA ligase, mitochondrial isoform X4, translated to MLQVLTWLSDLVQMNVSPASLASLFEEEFKQDMAALKVLPPTVYLRVTENIPQIIAFIEGIIAHGHAYSTATGSVYFDLQARGDKYGKLINVVPSAPVEPADSGKRHASDFALWKAAKPQEVFWTSPWGDGRPGWHIECSAMASEVFGSQLDIHTGGIDLAFPHHENEIAQSEVFHQCQQWGNYFLHSGHLHVKGKEEKMSKSLKNYITIKDFLQTFSPDVFRLFCMRTSYRSAIEYSDSTLLEAKHLLLGLTSFVEDARAYVKGQLTCGPVAEDVLWERLASTKKAVRAALANDFDTPRAVNALLDLVHHGNRELRAVSKEAGGPRSPTVFGAIISYVEQFFETVGISLANRQCVSGDSGTATLHSVVDELVRFRLKVRQYALATPGATGETRRQQLQERQPLLEACDALRQDLATHGINVKDRGSTTSTWELLDPRTKHQKPAS
- the Cars2 gene encoding probable cysteine--tRNA ligase, mitochondrial isoform X3, yielding MAMSITDVDDKIIRRANEVLTWLSDLVQMNVSPASLASLFEEEFKQDMAALKVLPPTVYLRVTENIPQIIAFIEGIIAHGHAYSTATGSVYFDLQARGDKYGKLINVVPSAPVEPADSGKRHASDFALWKAAKPQEVFWTSPWGDGRPGWHIECSAMASEVFGSQLDIHTGGIDLAFPHHENEIAQSEVFHQCQQWGNYFLHSGHLHVKGKEEKMSKSLKNYITIKDFLQTFSPDVFRLFCMRTSYRSAIEYSDSTLLEAKHLLLGLTSFVEDARAYVKGQLTCGPVAEDVLWERLASTKKAVRAALANDFDTPRAVNALLDLVHHGNRELRAVSKEAGGPRSPTVFGAIISYVEQFFETVGISLANRQCVSGDSGTATLHSVVDELVRFRLKVRQYALATPGATGETRRQQLQERQPLLEACDALRQDLATHGINVKDRGSTTSTWELLDPRTKHQKPAS